A single window of Nicotiana sylvestris chromosome 3, ASM39365v2, whole genome shotgun sequence DNA harbors:
- the LOC138888326 gene encoding uncharacterized protein, which translates to MLGHDTKKCWRLRQAIQNLIDANKIEVQAPEAPNINQNPLPAYHEAHMIELVYKGGEPKKPSQTVMMIQAAQKEESTGGRPGVQLKGEDVKPVVILGKNPSTTTKKPEPAKLVVSGTSSTPVVMLKGVCRELVTIKPGLTRSGRCFAPVELRRSNPAVAKKPVSKEEAEEFLKKMKVQDYSVVEQLKKTPAQISLLSLLIHSDEHRQALMKILNEAHVPNEISVNHLETIANKIFEVNRVTFSDDDLPMEGTEHNKALYLTVKCEDSVITRTLVDNGSSANICPLSTLNQLKIDHGRIHKNNICIRGFDGSGTATVGDIILELTIGPVQFTMEFQVLDVVVSYNLLLGRPWIHAAKAVPSTLHQMVKFEWDRQDGVLHGEDTACTMGGAIVPFIETNDDKGP; encoded by the exons atgctagggcatgataccaaaaaatgttggaggttgaggcAGGCAATACAaaatcttattgatgccaacaaaatcgaggtccaggcgccggaggcacccaacatcaaccaaaacccattgccagcataccacgaagctcacatgatcgagttggtgtataaGGGAGGAGAGCCGaagaagccctcacagacagtgatgatgatccaggccgctcagAAAGAAGAATCTACCGGTGGGAgaccaggggtacagttgaagggggaagatgtcaagccagtggtgatactagggaagaatccatccaccacaacaaaaaaaccagagccagccaaattggtagtATCAGGGACATCATCCACACCCGTAGTTATGttgaaaggggtctgcagggaactggtcaccataaagccg ggactgactcgatcgggacggtgttttgctccagtggagttgagaaggtccaacccagcagtAGCAAAGAAACCCGTGTCgaaagaagaggcggaggaattcttgaaaaagatgaaagtgcaagattattctgttgtcgaacagttgaagaaaacaccggcccagatctcgttgttatcactatTGATCCACTCGGATGAGCATCGCCaagccctgatgaagatactgaatgaagctcatgtgcccaatgaaatttcagtaaaccaccttgaaacaattgccaacaaaatttttgaggtaaacagggtaacgttctctgatgacGATCTGCCAATGGAGGGcacggaacataataaagctctctacttgactgtcaaatgtgaagattcggtaaTTACTCGGacgttggtggataacggctcgagtgccaatatttgtccattatccaccctgaaccagttgaaaATAGACCAtggtagaatccacaagaacaacatttgcatccgagggtttgacggaagtggaacagccaccgtgggggatattatacttgagttgaccatcggtccggtccagtttaccatggagttccaagtATTGGATGTCgtggtatcttataaccttttgttgggacgaccgtggatccacgcggccaaagcagtgccatccaccttgcatcaaatggtcaagttcgaatgggacagacaagatggCGTGCTGCATGgggaggacactgcgtgcaccatgggaggcgccattgtgcccttcatagaaaccaatgatgacaaaggtccctag